In Rutidosis leptorrhynchoides isolate AG116_Rl617_1_P2 chromosome 2, CSIRO_AGI_Rlap_v1, whole genome shotgun sequence, one genomic interval encodes:
- the LOC139890279 gene encoding uncharacterized protein, with amino-acid sequence MEIASPIDFDFNNSSYGYTSAPSSPTRLTELYCGFDQLLISSHYDRKTSLASVPFAWEEKPGVPKTPTNLSEDEFSFDVSCQFDNNPVPAEDLFHGGLIKTVDLIEERKVVRERGRERGFSSSRLPSSKSRRTRSLSPLGASDYRREQQPITVNTKPPCSPAHPSENGSKRWTLGAWW; translated from the coding sequence ATGGAAATCGCTTCACCCATCGATTTCGACTTCAACAATTCATCATACGGGTACACTAGTGCTCCATCAAGCCCTACTCGGCTAACAGAGTTGTACTGTGGGTTTGACCAGTTACTGATCTCCTCCCATTACGATCGGAAAACTTCTCTTGCAAGTGTTCCGTTTGCATGGGAGGAGAAACCTGGTGTCCCAAAAACACCCACGAACTTATCTGAAGATGAATTTTCATTTGATGTGAGTTGTCAATTCGATAACAATCCAGTCCCCGCGGAAGATTTATTCCACGGTGGCTTGATCAAGACCGTTGATCTTATAGAAGAGAGGAAGGTAGTGAGAGAAAGAGGAAGAGAGAGAGGGTTTTCTTCTTCTCGATTGCCTTCTTCGAAAAGTCGAAGGACAAGATCTTTGTCGCCACTTGGAGCCTCGGATTATCGTAGGGAACAACAACCAATTACGGTGAATACGAAACCTCCATGTTCTCCGGCTCATCCTTCAGAGAACGGGTCGAAAAGATGGACTTTGGGGGCTTGGTGGTAG